The Pyxidicoccus sp. MSG2 DNA segment GCAATGCAGGATGCTCGCCCGGTGGCAGGCCCCCTGTTACTACTCGGGAGGCCCCGGGGCCTACAACGTGGAGCACCTCTATTGTCAGTCCGGCTCGACTGTCATCGACGCGGGGCCGACAGGGCTCTACGCCTGCGGCGATTGCTGGTGATTGCGATTGGCTCGGCGGTCGCACGGACCTTCGAGCGATGAAGTCGTGGCGCGCGTCCTGGAAGCGGGACGCGCCGCCGCTCCGGGTGCTGCACCCTGTACCGCACCGGGCGGAATTGACTCGCGAAAAACCGAGCGAGCAGGGGTAACGCTTCCCTCCTGGATGTGGCCTCGTTGCCTCAGGGGCTCGGTGAGACCGTGGCGGTGCCGGCCGCCTTCTCCCAGTGCTGGATGCGCTCTGCCAGCTCGCGGAAGGAGGGGAACTCCACGTCCTGGCACTGGCGCTGGCCCTGGTCGTCCGGGCATCCCGCCGCGGCGAAGGCCAGCGTCCGCTGGAGCGCCTGCCAGTAGATGCCACCTCTCAGCAGGCCGAAGTGCTGTGCCACGTTCCAGGGGACCCGGCCCTGCTTCTCGTAGGACAGGAGGATGGCGGCCCGCGAGTCGGCCTCCATGCGCTCACCGGTGCCGTCCTTGCCCTGGTACGCATCATCGATGGCGTAGGTGAGCGAGTCGTCGTGCCACATCAGGGGGAACTGCAACAGCCCCGTCCCCACCGCGCCCGTCATGCGACGCGGCGGACCGAGCGGCTGCATCGTGCTGGTGTCGTAGACGTAGCCTCTCTGCGCGAGCACCCGGTAGAGCGCGAAGTTGAGGTGGAGGAACGGCGCCCGGAAACCCACCACGTTGTAGGGCCGGAGGTTCTGCACCTGCGGCCGTCCCTCCGCGTCAAAGAGCTGCCGCCCCTCGTGTTCGACGGGGAAGGCCGGCATGGGCAGGCACACGTCCGTCACGCGCTCCCACCGTGGGCTGCCGCACACCGTTCCTTCCGGGCAGGCCGCGTGGGCATTGCACTCGGAGGTGCAGACCCCCACCTCCGGTGTCAGCGAGAGGCAGCGGCCGGAGTGGCAATCCGCCGCGGACCGGCAGCCGGCCCCCACCTCGCCCTGCGCCGCCGTCTTCAGCGGCTCCCATTTCGGGAACACGGCCTTGCCGGCGGCGTCGCGCACGGGCTCGAAGAGGTTGGCCTCCAGCAACTGCTCGAACTCGTCGAACTCCGCGCGCCAGGCGTCCTCGCTCCACGTCTGGCCGGAGGCATGGCGGACCGAGTGGTTGGCAATCTCATGTCCCTCGTTGAGGGCCTGCTGCGTCAGCGCCCAGCGCACGAGCGCTTCTTCCCGCGTCGTCGGCACATCGAGCGGATCCACCGCGAAGCCCTGGACCGCGGGGTCGTAGTACGCGGTGGTGATGAAGTAGGTGAAGTGGACGCTTCGGCCTGTCTCCCTCTGGGTTCGCCGGGCAAGCTCCAGCGTGTCGAGCCACATCTGGAAGCGCTTGCTCCCGTCGTAGGCGATGGTGAGCTGCAGCGGGTGGGGACGGAAGTCCAGGGTGAGTGGCTCCCCGCTCGGCCGCTCCGACCCAGCCCCGCACCTGCAGGACGAGGCCAGGACGGCGAGCGACACCAGGAGCAGGAGCGGCGCGACGGAGGTGCGAGCGGGCATGTGGGGACCTGCGAAGAGGGGCTGCCGCTCCATTCCGAGCGCGGCCGACGCTACATTTCCGTATACCCGTCGAGGATGTCAAAGCGCGCGAAGCGGCCCGCCCCCACCAGCAGCTCCACCTCCTCCTCGAGCAGCGTGGTGAGCGTCATCCGGATGGCCTGGCGGAAGAGCGCGCGCAGGTCCGCGCCCACCTCCTCTTGGGTGGGAGGGACAAACTCGGTAGCCTTCTTCACGGGGAACTCCTTTGGGCCTCCCCTGGCCGGGAGGTTTCGGTGGTTGGGTTCACCGAGGAGCTTCCCCGCTCCTTGCTGGCTCTTCGAATACTCCGAGCCGGCCTGCTACACACTTATAGGGACACTTCCGAGACTCTCGTCACGGGACGCATTCACTGGACTCCATCCGGCGCCATGCCGAATCAGGCGACCCGTGAGAACCACTCCCCCGTGGAGAACTGGGCCTCCAGCACCGCGGCCAGGTGCGTGTCCTCCAGCAGCACGCCCACTTCGATGTTCCGTGTCTGTCCCCGGTTCGTGAAGTTCGCGGACGTCACGAAGACCCATCGTGCGTCCACCACGACGCATTTCGCATGCAGGCTGGCGAAGACACCCCTCCTGGGTGAGAAGCCGTGGCACTCCGGACAGGGCGGACCGAAGGGCCAGTGCTCCCGCAGGAACGCCGAGGCCACCGGTGCGCTCGTATAGAGTCTGCAACTCACGCCTCGCTGGAGGGCTTCGTGCAGCGGCCCCAACACGTCCGCCGCGTGGTCGAACGCGAACCCGGCCACCAGCACCGTGCTCGTGGCCTTGTGGAACAGGTCCGCCAGCACCACCGCCGTGTCGCGAGCGCCGCTCCAGCGGGTCTCCGGCCCCGTCCAGACCAGCTCCGGCCGCCGGGCACCCGCGCGCCGCTCCACGAGCACCGTGTCCAGCAGCACCAGCGTTCCCTCCCGTCCCAGCGCGTTCAACGCCGCGACCTCCCCCGTCAGCCGCTCCAGCCCCTCTCCCTGGAGCGCCAGTCGGGACAACGGAAACCCGAGCCGCCGCGTGCCCACCACGGCCTTCAGTCGCTCCAGGTCCAGCGTCGCCACGCCGCTCAGGTCCACGGCGTCTTCAGGAAGGCGACGTCCTCGTGGCCCAGCGTGGGCACGACGAGCGCGCGATCGAGGTACTGGTTGAAGCGCTCGCAGGAGCACTCGGGGAGGAAGAGGCACCCGTGGCACGCGGCGCCCTCCAGGTCGCGGTCGTCACGGCCCGTGGGTTCGTGATGCGCGCAGACGGGGTCGTTGGAGCAGAGGCGCGCGTCCTCCAGCGCCCGGGCAAGGTGTTGCCCCAGTCGCCGGCCCTCCTCCACCAGGCCGCCCAGCGTGCCTTCCGCGCCCGTGGTGCCCGTCATCAACAGGATGCCCGCCATTGGGACGGCGTCGCTGTGCGGCGCGCAGTAGAGCCGCTCGCGGATGGAGCTCGCGGGGTAGCCACACTCCAGCGCAACCTCCGTCATCAACAGGTGCGCCAGCGAATGGAGCAGGTAGAGCCGCACGCCCGGGAAGGGGAGCTTCGAGCCGGAGCCCTGCTTCCAGCGCTCATATCCAGCCCTGAGCACGTCCTCGCGCCGCAGCACGGGCTCGGACATCTCCCAGGCATGCACCTGCTGCTCGTCGAGCACCAGCAGCATGCCCTCGCCCTGCATCTCCGTGACGGGTACCCAGTCCCGGTGGAGCGACATCGGCGCGAGCGCCACGTCCAGGTCGTAGCGGCCCTGGAGGTCCTTCGACAGGGGCTCCAGCCGCGTGAAGCCGACCTGGGCCTGGACCTCCCGCAGCCGTCGCGCCAGCACCACGCGTTCGACCAGCGAGGGCAGTCCCTGGGGCCGAGCGATGCGCCGGGCCCAGAAGACCTCGGTGCGGTCCCGGGGCATCTCGCCAGGCTTCTCCCGTGGCTGCGCGAGGAACTGGAGCCACTCCGCAGTGCGGATCTCCGGGACGGCTTCGGGCGTGTGCTCGCGCTCCGCCGTGATGGCCGCCAGCACCTCCGCGTTGGAGGCGGAGCCGAGCGCCGCCTGCACCTGGGCAATGGTCCGGAAGGCCGGCAGGGTCTCCGCGGTGGCTGACTGGAGGATGCTCCACGCGGACTGCACCTTGCGCCGGAGCGACTCCGGTTCAGGGATGGTGATGGCACTGGTGGTTTGCGCGAAGTAGCCGTTGCTGGCGGTGCGGACCAGCAGCCGCCGCTTCTCGTCGCAGCGCTCCCGCGCCTCCAATCCCAGCCAGGGCCGCTCCCCGTCGCAGTGGTCCTGCTGCTCCTTGTGTGTCATGTCGATGAGGCGCCTGCGCTTGCCGCACGTCGAGCACGCGACCTCGATGTCACTGAAGTCACCGCTCACACCCTCCTCGAGCTTGAGCTGGGGGGCGTCGCAAGGCTTGCGCTCGTGCATCCACCAGGTCCAGTCGATGTCCGACAGGTGCCCCCGTGGACAGGCCGCGACGAAGCGCACCGGCACGCAGCGCTCGGGCTTCGCGTCCACGCCCGCGCAGCGGTGGCGGTACTCCTGGTTCACGCGCTCCAAGCTGTTGGCCCGCACCAGCGTGCGGCAGTGGGGGTTCTGGCAGACGAACCAGCGCGGAAACTCATACACCTGGATGCCGCAGGACTCCGTCGGCTCTCGCTCATCCCCAGCGGGGGGCTTGCGGAAGGGGGCCTCCTTGCTGAGCGGCCACTTGTTGCGGTGGTAGAGCGGCTCGACGATCTCCAGCAGCCGTGGCTCGTTGACCACCTCGCCCTGGCCCTTGAGACGCCAGAAGTCCAGGCCGCCCACGAGGACTGCGTCGTTCAGCAGGTCCAGCATGCTGCCCGGACCGAAGGTGGAGACCACCTGGCTCTGGCGCACGCGCCCAGCCGGCGGCCGCGTCGGGCGGGCCCTGGTCCACTTCCTACGGTTCGTCATGCGCCACCTCCTCCGTCGCTGCCTTCGGGGCGCGGTAGCCGCCCAGCGGTTGACGTGAAATCCACAGGTGCACCGAGGACTCCACGTCACGCATGGACGTGGGCGCCTCGAACTTGAGCTCGTCCTGGGTGAGGTTGTCGGTGGGGTCCAGGAAGCCGCGCAGCAGGGGCTTGAGCCCCTTTCCCTCCGGGTCGTAGGGA contains these protein-coding regions:
- a CDS encoding polysaccharide deacetylase family protein — encoded protein: MPARTSVAPLLLLVSLAVLASSCRCGAGSERPSGEPLTLDFRPHPLQLTIAYDGSKRFQMWLDTLELARRTQRETGRSVHFTYFITTAYYDPAVQGFAVDPLDVPTTREEALVRWALTQQALNEGHEIANHSVRHASGQTWSEDAWRAEFDEFEQLLEANLFEPVRDAAGKAVFPKWEPLKTAAQGEVGAGCRSAADCHSGRCLSLTPEVGVCTSECNAHAACPEGTVCGSPRWERVTDVCLPMPAFPVEHEGRQLFDAEGRPQVQNLRPYNVVGFRAPFLHLNFALYRVLAQRGYVYDTSTMQPLGPPRRMTGAVGTGLLQFPLMWHDDSLTYAIDDAYQGKDGTGERMEADSRAAILLSYEKQGRVPWNVAQHFGLLRGGIYWQALQRTLAFAAAGCPDDQGQRQCQDVEFPSFRELAERIQHWEKAAGTATVSPSP
- the drmC gene encoding DISARM system phospholipase D-like protein DrmC — protein: MDLSGVATLDLERLKAVVGTRRLGFPLSRLALQGEGLERLTGEVAALNALGREGTLVLLDTVLVERRAGARRPELVWTGPETRWSGARDTAVVLADLFHKATSTVLVAGFAFDHAADVLGPLHEALQRGVSCRLYTSAPVASAFLREHWPFGPPCPECHGFSPRRGVFASLHAKCVVVDARWVFVTSANFTNRGQTRNIEVGVLLEDTHLAAVLEAQFSTGEWFSRVA
- the drmB gene encoding DUF1998 domain-containing protein, giving the protein MTNRRKWTRARPTRPPAGRVRQSQVVSTFGPGSMLDLLNDAVLVGGLDFWRLKGQGEVVNEPRLLEIVEPLYHRNKWPLSKEAPFRKPPAGDEREPTESCGIQVYEFPRWFVCQNPHCRTLVRANSLERVNQEYRHRCAGVDAKPERCVPVRFVAACPRGHLSDIDWTWWMHERKPCDAPQLKLEEGVSGDFSDIEVACSTCGKRRRLIDMTHKEQQDHCDGERPWLGLEARERCDEKRRLLVRTASNGYFAQTTSAITIPEPESLRRKVQSAWSILQSATAETLPAFRTIAQVQAALGSASNAEVLAAITAEREHTPEAVPEIRTAEWLQFLAQPREKPGEMPRDRTEVFWARRIARPQGLPSLVERVVLARRLREVQAQVGFTRLEPLSKDLQGRYDLDVALAPMSLHRDWVPVTEMQGEGMLLVLDEQQVHAWEMSEPVLRREDVLRAGYERWKQGSGSKLPFPGVRLYLLHSLAHLLMTEVALECGYPASSIRERLYCAPHSDAVPMAGILLMTGTTGAEGTLGGLVEEGRRLGQHLARALEDARLCSNDPVCAHHEPTGRDDRDLEGAACHGCLFLPECSCERFNQYLDRALVVPTLGHEDVAFLKTPWT